A region of Halobellus limi DNA encodes the following proteins:
- a CDS encoding ABC transporter permease, protein MPTVEAIPIELGRLLGAIFGVAIIAGLMGLAQMISARAADRRLVQTGYPPRTLLATRLAALGGVTVVVAAVNYGVLWLTISPGAPVLTFVFLVLAGLVYAFLGALVGALLPRLFEGSLVVVFLAMMDAFLSGDSPLAADVPEFVEYFPLYHPKELLQEAMFQGTYTTGDLGFVAGYLLVLLVLVTAVFGVTMRTSGGWSA, encoded by the coding sequence ATGCCGACGGTCGAGGCGATTCCGATCGAGCTAGGTCGCCTTCTCGGAGCGATATTCGGGGTCGCCATCATTGCCGGCCTGATGGGACTCGCGCAGATGATTAGTGCGCGTGCAGCCGATCGGCGACTCGTTCAGACAGGCTATCCACCCCGAACACTGCTTGCGACTCGATTAGCGGCGCTCGGAGGAGTGACCGTTGTCGTGGCTGCCGTAAACTACGGCGTTCTCTGGCTGACGATTTCACCGGGAGCCCCTGTCCTGACGTTCGTATTCCTCGTACTTGCCGGCCTCGTCTATGCGTTTCTTGGCGCACTCGTCGGGGCGCTCCTTCCACGACTGTTCGAAGGCTCGCTCGTCGTGGTGTTCCTTGCAATGATGGATGCGTTCCTCAGTGGCGACAGTCCGCTGGCCGCCGACGTTCCCGAGTTCGTGGAATACTTCCCGCTCTATCATCCAAAGGAACTCCTTCAGGAGGCGATGTTCCAAGGCACATATACGACGGGTGATCTCGGCTTCGTCGCCGGATACCTGCTAGTCCTGCTTGTACTCGTCACCGCAGTGTTCGGAGTGACGATGCGCACCAGTGGTGGGTGGTCCGCATGA
- a CDS encoding ABC transporter ATP-binding protein — translation MEASTTTKGEATSNKVLVRANEIEKTYGSSFPFTRSVTVLTDADLEIRTGEIVGIVGANGSGKSTLMNILVGVLEQDSGTVERTGTVGWCPQEPLLYDRLTVGETFRLFGSGYGMTAEEIDEAKHRLASKLDFEQYLDYRIDQLSGGNRQKINLSIALMHDPDVLMLDEPYTGFDWETYLTFWDLAEELAADGTAVTMISHLIEEQSRLDRIYEVRDGQVYDVTDQEGETDATASERGEETDE, via the coding sequence ATGGAAGCGTCCACAACCACCAAAGGAGAAGCTACAAGCAACAAGGTACTCGTCCGTGCTAATGAGATTGAAAAAACGTACGGATCGAGTTTTCCATTTACGCGGTCAGTGACCGTCCTCACCGATGCCGATCTCGAAATTCGGACGGGGGAAATCGTCGGGATCGTCGGCGCGAACGGGTCGGGCAAATCCACGCTCATGAACATCCTCGTCGGTGTCCTCGAACAGGATTCCGGAACAGTCGAACGGACGGGAACCGTTGGCTGGTGTCCACAGGAACCACTGCTTTACGACCGCTTGACGGTCGGAGAGACGTTCCGACTGTTCGGTTCCGGATACGGAATGACCGCCGAAGAAATCGACGAGGCCAAACACCGCTTGGCGTCGAAACTCGATTTCGAGCAGTACCTTGACTACCGAATCGACCAACTCAGTGGTGGAAACCGGCAGAAAATCAATCTCAGTATCGCCCTGATGCACGATCCGGACGTCCTCATGCTGGACGAGCCCTACACTGGATTCGACTGGGAAACGTATCTCACGTTCTGGGATCTCGCCGAGGAACTCGCTGCCGACGGAACAGCTGTCACGATGATTTCACACCTGATCGAAGAGCAAAGTCGTCTCGACCGCATCTATGAGGTTCGTGACGGACAGGTCTACGACGTGACTGACCAGGAAGGCGAGACTGATGCAACGGCCAGTGAACGGGGGGAAGAGACCGATGAATAG
- a CDS encoding AsnC family transcriptional regulator — translation MTQPELDDTDREILRLLAENARRPYSTIAEAVNLSPPSVSARVRQLEQEDVIRRFTVDLDLTQYENRIHVMVRLQPELGKTDSLRESILETPAVEHVFTTAEGEIVAVATPPRNTVGNWAQQYLPLTDVRRYDVQLLSNAAQSAYAEGTESALKCANCGTTVGEDGLATRVGGSLQQFCSENCETTYRVQKVKRNLMLRV, via the coding sequence ATGACCCAACCAGAACTTGACGACACGGATCGCGAAATCCTCCGTCTTTTAGCGGAGAACGCGAGACGACCCTACAGCACTATTGCTGAGGCTGTAAATCTTTCACCCCCGTCCGTTTCAGCACGCGTCCGTCAGTTGGAGCAAGAAGATGTCATTCGTCGATTCACCGTTGATCTCGACCTCACACAGTACGAAAACCGGATACACGTCATGGTACGCCTCCAGCCTGAGCTCGGAAAGACGGATTCTCTTCGAGAATCGATCCTCGAGACCCCAGCCGTAGAACACGTATTCACAACTGCGGAGGGCGAAATCGTAGCTGTTGCGACGCCGCCGCGGAATACAGTCGGAAACTGGGCGCAGCAATATCTACCACTGACTGACGTGCGGCGATACGACGTACAACTGCTGTCGAACGCTGCTCAATCAGCGTATGCCGAGGGGACTGAATCCGCACTCAAATGTGCAAATTGCGGAACTACTGTCGGTGAAGACGGACTAGCCACCCGTGTCGGTGGTTCACTCCAGCAGTTTTGCAGTGAGAACTGTGAAACAACGTATAGGGTACAGAAAGTCAAGAGAAATCTGATGCTTAGAGTCTAG
- a CDS encoding YHS domain-containing protein: MATDPVCGMDVDESDPAATAEYDGQTYYFCAEGCKETFTSTPEEYV; this comes from the coding sequence ATGGCAACTGATCCAGTCTGTGGAATGGACGTCGATGAAAGTGATCCGGCGGCCACAGCTGAGTACGACGGTCAGACGTACTACTTCTGTGCCGAGGGCTGCAAGGAGACGTTCACCTCGACACCGGAGGAGTACGTCTAA